GTCAGATTTTTCAGGTAAATTAAATTTGTTACCCGTTCATGCTGGTTTTATATCCTATCAACGCTATTGGAATAAAAAATTTAATACAATGGTTATGACATCATATAACCATTTTTATGATGGTGGAGGTACTCAGGCAGGTTGGGATAGGATGACTAACTATCAGTTTACACTTAATGTATCTTATGATTTCTTCGATTCTCTTACCATTGGTGTTGAACCACAAATAGGGTACAAAGAATTACAGTACAATGACGGAAGCACACAAGGAGCTAACGCTGTTCGTATTAATTTTGGAATGCTATTTAATTTCTAATAACCATGATTAACTCAATAAATATTTATAAAATGAAAAAATTAGTACTCGTATTTCTGTTGTGTTTAGCAACAGCTGTGGCTTTTGCACAACAAAAGCCAAGAATAATAATTCTTGCTACTGGAGGAACTATTGCTGGCGAAGGAAAATCTTCTGATAGAGCAGGGTATACTGCGGGTAAAATACCTGTATCAGATCTTATAGGAGCTATTCCTAGTGTGAATACTATCGCAAATATTAGTGGAGAACAAATATCTTCTGTTGGAAGTCAAGATATGAGTATAGAGATATGGAGAAAACTAGCTATACGTATTAATGAAATAGCCAGCAAAAATGAAGCAGATGGTGTTGTTATTACACATGGTACCGATACTCAGGAGGAAACAGCTTATTTTCTTGACTTAGTTGTACCAAATGATCTACCAGTTGTATTAACTGGATCTATGCGTCCAGCAACTGCTATTAGTGCTGATGGACCTAAAAATCTTTTTGATGCTATTACTGTTGCAGCAGATCCGCAAAGCAAAGGACGTGGCGTAATGGTTTCTTTTAACGAATCAATTTACGATTCAAGAGAAGTTACAAAAACAAGTACTACAAAGGTAAATGCATTTAAATCTCCCGATACAGGTCCACTTGGAGAAGTATATGATGGACGTGTAGAGTATTATAAAACAGCTACAAGAGAAAGCGCAAAAGGAAAACCTTTTGAAGTAAATAATACGACTAAATTGCCGAAAGTAGAAGTTGTATATATGTATGCCGATGCTTCTCCAGATTATATAGATTATTTAGTAAAACAAAAAGTAGATGGAATTGTAATCGCTGGAGTTGGAAACGGAAATTTTTCAAAAGCTTTTACAGATGCTATAAAAAGAGCCACTAAGGCGAACATTGCTGTATGTCGTTCAAGTCGTTGTTTAGGTGGTAGAGTAGTATTAGATGGTGAAACTAACGATAGTGAACTTGGAACTGTAATATCAGATAATCTAAATCCCCAAAAAGCAAGAATATTATTGATGCTTGGGCTTACAAAAACTAAAAACCAAAAAGAACTGCAAGATTTTTTCTTCCGTTTTTAATTTTCTTTAATAATTTAATATATAGTATTATGAGTGATTTTCGTACAGAGCATGATTTTCTTGGAGAAAAAGAAATACCAAACAATTGTTATTATGGTGTACAAACCGTACGTGCCAAAGAGAATTTTAATATAACAGGAATCCCTATAGGATCAGAACCTTTATTTATTAAAGCTTTTGGGTATGTTAAGAAAGCGGCGGCAATGGCCAATAGAGATTTGGGTGTATTAGATGCAAAAAAAGCTGAAGCTATTATTTATGCTTGTGACCGTTTAATTGCTGGCGAGTTTTTAGACCAGTTTATAAGTGATTTAATTCAGGGCGGAGCAGGGACTTCAACGAATATGAATGCTAACGAGGTAATTGCCAATTTAGGATTGGAATATCTGGGGCATAAAAAAGGGCAGTATGAGTTTCTTCATCCTAATAACGATGTAAACCTTTCACAAAGTACTAATGATGCTTATCCATCAGCTTTTAGGTTAGCTATTTACCTTAAAATAGATGCTTTTGCAGATGCTTTGACAAATCTAAAAGATGCCTTTTATGATAAAGGAAAGGAGTTTGCAAATGTAATTAAGATGGGACGTACCCAATTGCAAGATGCTGTACCAATGACATTAGGTCAAGAATTTAATGCGTTTGCAACAACTATAGGTGAAGATATTCAGCGTCTGCTTGTAGCTGAACAATTAATCACTGAAGTAAACATGGGAGCAACTGCCATTGGTAGTAAAGTAAATGCACCAGAAGGCTACCCAGAGTTATGTGTAAAATATCTAGGCGAAGTAAGTGGTATTCCAGTTACTCTTGCAGGTGACTTGTTTGAGGCTACTTATGATCCAAGTGCTTTTGTAGAACTGAGTGGTACTTTAAAAAGAAGCGCTATTAAGTTAAGTAAGGTTTGTAATGATCTTCGTTTATTAAGTAGTGGACCCCGTTGTGGTTTTAATGAAATTAACTTACCAGCTTTACAACCAGGATCATCTATCATGCCTGGAAAAGTAAATCCTGTGATTCCAGAAGTTGTGAACCAAACTTGTTTTTATGTTATTGGAGCCGATTTAACGGTTACAATGGCAGCTGAAGCAGGACAATTACAATTAAATGTAATGGAGCCAGTAATTGGTTTTGCTTTGTTTACATCATTAGAATATCTTGCCAAAGCATGTAACACTTTAAAAGATAAGTGTATTGTTGGTATCACAGCTAATGAAGAGCATGCCAAAGATTTAGTTATGAATAGTATTGGAATTGTTACACAACTTAATCCTATTTTGGGGTATGAGGCTTCTGCAAGCATAGCCAAAGAAGCACTTAAAACTGGTAAATCAATACATGATATTGTTGTAACCGAAAGAAAACTAATTACCCAAGCAAAATGGGACGAGATTTATTCTATAGAAAATCTTATTAATCCTAAATTCATCACTTCATGATATTAGTACAGTTCGCTATACTTTTGGCTATGATTCTTATTGGGTCACGGCTTAAGGGAATTGGTCTTGGTGTTATGGGAATGATTGGACTACTCCTATTTGTCCTTGTTTTTCATATGCGCCCAGCCGATCCACCTATAGCGGTGCTTCTTATCATTCTAGCCATAGTAACCACAGCTGCCACATTACAAGCAGCTGGTGGTTTGGATTATTTGGTAAGCATTGCCGAAAAGATTATTAGACGTAATCCCAAGCATATTACTTTTATAGCTCCATTTACAGTTTATTTTTTATGTTTATTTGCTGGAACAGCACATATTGTTTATTCCTTACTTCCTATTATAGCCGAAGTATCAGCAAAAAAAAGAATACGACCAGAAAGACCATTGAGTATATCGGTAGTCGCATCTCACATGGCACTTACAGGAAGCCCAATGAGTGCGGCAACAGCTTCATTAGCGGCTGTATTGGCTTATTCTACAGCAGTAGTGGATATTATGAAAGTATGTATTCCTGCCTGTCTAATAGGAATTATTGCTGGTGTTATTTCAGTATGGAAAAAAGGGAAAGAACTTAGTGATGATCCTGAGTTTATAGAAAAAATGAAAGATCCTGAATTTGCTGAAAGTATTGATAAGACATCCGAAACAAACAGAGAGATAAAACCAGGCGCTAAAACGGCTGTTTTTATTTTTGGTGCAGCAATAGTACTGATTATCTTTTTTGGTGCTTTTCCTCAATTTCTACCGAACGTTGGGCCTGGAGCAGCAGGATTTGCAGTAGGAGCAGATGGGGCTGTTAACCTAACAGGATTAATCATTATGATTACTTTATCAGCATCGGCATTGATAATGATAATTACAAAAACGTCTGCAGTTTTAGTTTCAAAAATGAGTCTATTTACTTCTATGGCAACGGCTGTAGTTTCAGTACTGGGAGTAGTATGGATGAGTGCTACCTTTATGAGTGCCAATGATGTTTTAATTGAGAAAACTTTTAGAGAAGTTACATCAGAATATCCTTTTACTTTTGCTTTTGCATTGGTCATCATG
The nucleotide sequence above comes from Flavobacterium branchiarum. Encoded proteins:
- a CDS encoding type II asparaginase codes for the protein MKKLVLVFLLCLATAVAFAQQKPRIIILATGGTIAGEGKSSDRAGYTAGKIPVSDLIGAIPSVNTIANISGEQISSVGSQDMSIEIWRKLAIRINEIASKNEADGVVITHGTDTQEETAYFLDLVVPNDLPVVLTGSMRPATAISADGPKNLFDAITVAADPQSKGRGVMVSFNESIYDSREVTKTSTTKVNAFKSPDTGPLGEVYDGRVEYYKTATRESAKGKPFEVNNTTKLPKVEVVYMYADASPDYIDYLVKQKVDGIVIAGVGNGNFSKAFTDAIKRATKANIAVCRSSRCLGGRVVLDGETNDSELGTVISDNLNPQKARILLMLGLTKTKNQKELQDFFFRF
- the aspA gene encoding aspartate ammonia-lyase, giving the protein MSDFRTEHDFLGEKEIPNNCYYGVQTVRAKENFNITGIPIGSEPLFIKAFGYVKKAAAMANRDLGVLDAKKAEAIIYACDRLIAGEFLDQFISDLIQGGAGTSTNMNANEVIANLGLEYLGHKKGQYEFLHPNNDVNLSQSTNDAYPSAFRLAIYLKIDAFADALTNLKDAFYDKGKEFANVIKMGRTQLQDAVPMTLGQEFNAFATTIGEDIQRLLVAEQLITEVNMGATAIGSKVNAPEGYPELCVKYLGEVSGIPVTLAGDLFEATYDPSAFVELSGTLKRSAIKLSKVCNDLRLLSSGPRCGFNEINLPALQPGSSIMPGKVNPVIPEVVNQTCFYVIGADLTVTMAAEAGQLQLNVMEPVIGFALFTSLEYLAKACNTLKDKCIVGITANEEHAKDLVMNSIGIVTQLNPILGYEASASIAKEALKTGKSIHDIVVTERKLITQAKWDEIYSIENLINPKFITS
- a CDS encoding anaerobic C4-dicarboxylate transporter family protein; this encodes MILVQFAILLAMILIGSRLKGIGLGVMGMIGLLLFVLVFHMRPADPPIAVLLIILAIVTTAATLQAAGGLDYLVSIAEKIIRRNPKHITFIAPFTVYFLCLFAGTAHIVYSLLPIIAEVSAKKRIRPERPLSISVVASHMALTGSPMSAATASLAAVLAYSTAVVDIMKVCIPACLIGIIAGVISVWKKGKELSDDPEFIEKMKDPEFAESIDKTSETNREIKPGAKTAVFIFGAAIVLIIFFGAFPQFLPNVGPGAAGFAVGADGAVNLTGLIIMITLSASALIMIITKTSAVLVSKMSLFTSMATAVVSVLGVVWMSATFMSANDVLIEKTFREVTSEYPFTFAFALVIMGALTFSQAATTRIMMPIGLSLGIGQPHLIAMFPAVNADFILPGYPTLVAAMDFDRTGTTRIGKYVVNHSFMIPGLVTIATTIASGFLLSMFL